One part of the Flavobacterium johnsoniae UW101 genome encodes these proteins:
- a CDS encoding subclass B1 metallo-beta-lactamase JOHN-1, protein MRKLASIILFLAAVSNSLGQSKNSPLQISHLTGDFYVYRTFNDYKGTKISANAMYVVTDKGVVLFDAPWDKTQFQPLLDSIKAKHNKEVVMLFGTHSHEDRAGGFDFYKKKGIKTYSIKLTDDILKKNKEPRAEFIISNDTTFTVGNHTFEVYYPGKGHAPDNIVAWFKKEKILYGGCFVKSAEALDLGYLGDADVKEWQKSIKKVQAKFKKPDYIISGHDDWTSKESLNHTLKLVDEYLAQKSAGKK, encoded by the coding sequence ATGCGAAAATTAGCTTCGATAATTTTATTCTTAGCCGCGGTTTCAAATAGTTTGGGACAATCTAAGAATTCGCCATTACAAATAAGTCATCTTACAGGTGACTTTTATGTTTATAGAACTTTTAATGATTACAAAGGAACTAAGATTTCTGCCAATGCTATGTATGTTGTTACAGATAAAGGCGTTGTGCTTTTTGATGCGCCTTGGGATAAAACACAGTTTCAGCCGTTATTAGACAGCATAAAAGCAAAACACAATAAAGAGGTTGTGATGCTTTTTGGCACGCATTCTCATGAAGATCGTGCAGGAGGATTTGATTTTTACAAGAAAAAAGGAATCAAAACGTACTCAATTAAACTGACTGATGATATTCTTAAAAAGAATAAGGAACCAAGAGCAGAATTTATAATTTCAAATGATACAACATTTACTGTTGGAAATCATACTTTTGAAGTTTATTACCCAGGAAAAGGACATGCTCCTGATAATATTGTAGCATGGTTTAAAAAAGAGAAAATTCTTTACGGAGGCTGTTTTGTAAAAAGTGCAGAAGCATTAGATTTAGGTTATCTGGGTGATGCTGATGTTAAAGAATGGCAGAAATCTATAAAAAAAGTGCAGGCAAAATTCAAAAAACCGGATTATATAATTTCGGGACATGATGACTGGACTAGTAAAGAATCTTTAAATCATACTTTGAAATTGGTTGACGAGTATTTGGCTCAAAAATCTGCCGGAAAAAAGTAA
- a CDS encoding OsmC family protein, with amino-acid sequence MDTISAKIDTRLYRTEITSASGNVLISDEPQQLGGKNLGLNPTELLASSLASCTLITLRMYINRKQWNVEEINIKIDFERDSERNCTSFTRKIEVIGEIDDTQRQRLETIANSCPIHKTLTHSIEIKTTLI; translated from the coding sequence ATGGATACAATATCAGCAAAAATAGATACACGTTTATATCGAACAGAAATCACATCTGCCAGCGGAAATGTTTTAATTTCTGATGAACCTCAGCAGCTGGGAGGCAAAAACTTAGGACTCAACCCAACAGAACTTTTGGCTTCATCTTTAGCCTCTTGCACTCTGATTACTTTACGAATGTATATTAATCGTAAACAATGGAACGTAGAAGAAATCAATATAAAAATTGATTTTGAAAGAGATTCAGAGCGAAATTGTACCTCATTTACCAGAAAAATCGAAGTAATAGGAGAAATTGACGATACACAAAGACAAAGATTAGAAACGATTGCAAACAGCTGTCCAATTCATAAAACACTGACACATTCAATCGAAATTAAAACGACATTAATATAA
- the nadC gene encoding carboxylating nicotinate-nucleotide diphosphorylase: MISEAQFQAELQLLIKNAIREDVGPGDYSSLACIPDTAHGQAKLLVKDQGIIAGVELAKMIFEHVDPKLKVKTFIEDGTHVEYGEVVFEVSGSSQSILKAERVVLNTMQRMSAIATKTNHLMGLLEGTNAKILDTRKTTPNFRVAEKWAVKIGGGENHRYALYDMIMLKDNHIDFAGGITRAISKAKEYLKENNLDLKIIVEARNLDEIREILLSNGVHRILIDNFNYEDTKTAVNLIGSKCQTESSGNISEKTVREYALCGVNYISSGALTHSVYNMDLSLKAF; encoded by the coding sequence ATGATAAGCGAAGCTCAATTTCAAGCAGAATTACAACTTTTAATAAAAAATGCTATTAGAGAAGATGTTGGTCCAGGTGATTACAGTTCACTTGCCTGTATTCCAGATACAGCTCACGGTCAGGCGAAACTATTGGTAAAAGATCAGGGAATCATTGCCGGTGTTGAACTTGCTAAGATGATATTTGAACATGTTGATCCAAAATTAAAAGTAAAAACTTTTATAGAAGACGGAACGCATGTAGAATACGGGGAAGTTGTTTTTGAAGTTTCGGGAAGTTCGCAATCTATTTTGAAAGCAGAACGAGTGGTTTTGAACACCATGCAGAGAATGTCTGCAATTGCGACAAAAACAAACCATTTAATGGGGCTTTTGGAAGGAACAAACGCAAAAATTTTGGATACACGCAAAACGACTCCAAATTTTAGGGTGGCTGAAAAATGGGCTGTAAAAATTGGCGGTGGCGAAAATCATCGTTATGCTTTGTATGATATGATTATGCTGAAAGACAATCATATTGATTTTGCCGGCGGCATTACACGTGCTATTTCTAAAGCAAAAGAATATTTAAAAGAGAATAATCTTGATTTGAAAATTATTGTTGAAGCTCGCAATCTGGATGAAATCAGAGAGATTTTATTAAGTAACGGAGTTCATAGAATCCTGATTGATAACTTTAATTATGAAGATACTAAAACGGCAGTGAATTTGATTGGTTCAAAATGTCAGACAGAATCTTCTGGAAATATCAGCGAAAAAACAGTTCGTGAATATGCTTTATGCGGTGTAAATTATATTTCGTCTGGTGCTTTGACACATTCTGTATATAATATGGATTTGAGCTTGAAAGCCTTTTAA
- a CDS encoding DUF2147 domain-containing protein: protein MKNLMLTIGVFFFALTMQSQSVIGKWKTIDDETGEAKSVVEIYEKSGKIYGKVIEILRENHKKDLCVKCDGAEKNKPILGMVIINGLKKDGSEYNGGTILDPTSGKKYKCYISLESADKLKLRGYVGISLMGRTQYWTRVKN from the coding sequence ATGAAAAATTTGATGCTAACTATCGGAGTGTTCTTCTTTGCGCTGACCATGCAAAGTCAAAGTGTAATTGGAAAATGGAAAACCATTGATGATGAAACTGGTGAAGCAAAATCTGTTGTAGAGATTTATGAAAAGTCAGGAAAAATATACGGAAAGGTTATAGAGATACTGCGCGAGAACCATAAAAAAGATCTTTGTGTAAAATGTGACGGAGCTGAAAAAAATAAACCAATTTTAGGAATGGTTATTATAAATGGTTTAAAAAAAGACGGTTCTGAGTATAACGGAGGAACTATTTTAGATCCTACAAGCGGTAAAAAATACAAATGTTATATTTCATTAGAATCTGCAGATAAATTAAAACTTCGCGGTTATGTTGGAATTTCTTTAATGGGAAGAACACAATATTGGACACGAGTGAAAAATTAA
- the rpsR gene encoding 30S ribosomal protein S18 — protein sequence MSTIEQSAKGKKDGDIRYLTPLNIETNKTKKYCRFKKSGIKYIDYKDADFLLKFVNEQGKILPRRLTGTSLKYQRKVSVAVKRARHLALMPYVADLLK from the coding sequence ATGTCTACAATCGAACAATCTGCAAAAGGAAAAAAAGACGGAGATATCAGATATTTAACGCCTTTAAACATTGAAACTAACAAAACTAAAAAGTATTGCCGTTTCAAAAAATCAGGAATCAAATACATCGATTATAAAGATGCTGATTTCTTATTGAAATTCGTTAACGAGCAAGGGAAAATTCTTCCACGTCGTTTAACTGGAACTTCATTAAAATACCAAAGAAAAGTTTCTGTAGCTGTAAAAAGAGCTCGTCACTTAGCTTTAATGCCATACGTGGCCGATTTATTAAAATAG
- a CDS encoding DNA alkylation repair protein yields the protein MGLIKDIYSVSFYENFSQAVAEVYPAFNKQKFIEAIYEGDFAQKEWKERMKHTTVVFHQFMPQNFPEAVSLIDKIIENLRKNNFADSNLAFIFFADYIEIYGLDDFETSAKAFVSITQFISCEFAVRPFILKYKEKMIDEMTKWSLHENHHVRRLASEGSRPRLPWAMAIPFLKKDPSSILPILENLKNDPSEYVRRSVANNLNDIAKDNPQIVLEIASRWKGHSKETDGIIKHGSRTLLKQGHPEILSHYGLESTNIELSSFEIKTPVVKIGDYLQFHFHLNNKNEEPKTVRLEYAVHYKKAKGHLAKKVFKISEKIYHPNQLTKIERNQSFKLITTRVFHTGVHQLSIIINGTESEVLEFELID from the coding sequence ATGGGATTAATTAAAGATATTTACTCGGTTTCTTTTTACGAAAATTTTAGTCAGGCTGTTGCCGAAGTATATCCTGCATTCAATAAACAAAAATTTATCGAAGCCATTTATGAAGGCGATTTTGCCCAGAAAGAATGGAAAGAAAGAATGAAACATACAACAGTTGTGTTTCATCAGTTTATGCCTCAAAACTTTCCAGAAGCCGTTTCTCTAATTGATAAAATCATAGAAAATCTAAGAAAAAACAACTTTGCAGACAGCAATCTGGCTTTTATTTTCTTTGCCGATTATATCGAAATATACGGCTTAGACGATTTTGAAACTTCGGCGAAAGCCTTTGTATCTATAACGCAGTTTATAAGCTGTGAATTTGCTGTTCGTCCTTTTATTTTAAAATATAAAGAGAAAATGATCGACGAAATGACAAAATGGTCTTTACACGAAAACCACCACGTTCGACGTTTGGCCAGCGAAGGTTCACGCCCAAGATTACCGTGGGCCATGGCGATTCCGTTTCTTAAAAAAGATCCCTCCTCTATTCTTCCTATTTTAGAGAATTTAAAAAATGATCCTTCAGAATATGTCCGAAGAAGTGTTGCCAATAACTTAAATGATATTGCAAAAGATAATCCACAGATTGTATTAGAGATCGCTTCCAGATGGAAAGGCCACAGCAAAGAAACAGATGGAATTATTAAACACGGAAGCCGAACTTTATTAAAACAAGGACATCCGGAAATTCTGAGCCATTATGGTTTAGAAAGCACCAATATTGAACTTTCGTCTTTTGAAATTAAAACGCCAGTGGTGAAAATTGGAGATTACCTGCAGTTTCATTTTCATTTAAACAATAAAAACGAAGAACCAAAAACAGTTCGTTTAGAATATGCTGTGCATTATAAAAAAGCAAAAGGACATTTAGCAAAAAAAGTCTTTAAAATCAGTGAGAAAATTTATCATCCCAATCAACTAACTAAGATTGAAAGAAATCAATCTTTTAAATTGATTACGACGCGCGTTTTTCATACTGGAGTGCATCAATTGTCGATTATAATTAATGGAACTGAAAGTGAAGTTTTGGAATTTGAGTTGATTGATTAA
- a CDS encoding LytR/AlgR family response regulator transcription factor produces MKLNCVVVDDSSIQRTIIAKLVNNHPGLHLIGDFSNAIEAKSCISLNNIDLIFLDIEMPVINGFDFLDGLKSKPQIIFITSKAEYALKAFDYDAADYLQKPIAVDRFNASVKRAIDMHLLKKEVKEEEGEHIFIKSNLKKLKIFTAKIKWIEAFGDYVRVVTEDDSNLVLSTMKSFENDLSKDKFIRVHKSYIINIDKVERFNSKFAEIGITKIPLSRNKKEDLVKALSTS; encoded by the coding sequence ATGAAACTAAACTGTGTTGTTGTAGATGATAGTTCTATACAGAGGACAATTATTGCAAAATTAGTTAATAATCACCCAGGTTTGCACTTAATCGGGGATTTTTCTAATGCAATAGAAGCAAAAAGTTGTATCTCACTTAATAATATCGATTTAATATTTCTTGATATAGAAATGCCGGTTATTAACGGCTTTGATTTTCTTGATGGTTTAAAATCTAAACCGCAGATTATATTTATTACTTCTAAAGCCGAATATGCTTTAAAAGCTTTTGATTATGATGCTGCTGATTATCTGCAGAAACCAATTGCTGTGGACCGTTTTAATGCTTCTGTAAAAAGAGCAATTGATATGCATTTACTGAAAAAAGAAGTTAAAGAAGAAGAAGGAGAGCATATTTTTATAAAAAGCAACCTTAAAAAACTTAAAATTTTCACTGCAAAAATCAAATGGATTGAAGCTTTTGGGGATTATGTGAGAGTAGTTACTGAAGACGACAGTAACCTGGTACTTTCGACTATGAAATCTTTTGAAAATGATTTATCAAAAGACAAGTTCATACGCGTTCACAAATCATATATTATTAATATTGATAAAGTTGAACGTTTCAATAGTAAATTTGCCGAAATCGGCATCACTAAAATTCCGCTTAGCCGAAATAAAAAAGAAGATTTAGTAAAAGCTTTGTCAACGTCGTAA
- a CDS encoding YihY/virulence factor BrkB family protein, which produces MSKEIEDRIEKLPVIRNAARLLKRIKLPWLEGFSLYDLLEMYTLGILEGAFSYHASAVSFSFFMALFPFALFILNLIPFIPIDNFQEDFLQFVQQSVPPNTYDAISKIISDILNNSHSGLLSSGFLLSIFLMANGINGILSGFESSKHVFDKRGFFRQYLVALAISLVMTVILFVTVATIVVFEVFIQKTIIQDVLSDRIPLIILGRYLFVILMILITSSILLRYGTKQYNKVPFISIGSVFTTVLIVISSFFFGIWVIKFSKYNELYGSIGTLLILMFYIWINCMILLLGFELNASIRKLKQKKEK; this is translated from the coding sequence ATGTCGAAAGAAATAGAGGATCGGATTGAAAAACTGCCCGTAATACGCAACGCAGCCCGACTTTTAAAAAGAATAAAGCTCCCTTGGTTAGAGGGATTTTCTTTGTATGATTTACTTGAAATGTACACTTTAGGGATTCTTGAAGGTGCTTTTTCATATCATGCAAGCGCTGTTTCTTTCAGCTTTTTTATGGCTTTATTTCCTTTTGCTTTATTTATTTTAAACTTAATTCCGTTTATTCCGATAGATAATTTTCAGGAAGATTTCCTGCAGTTTGTACAGCAGAGTGTTCCTCCAAATACGTATGATGCTATTAGTAAAATTATCAGTGATATTTTAAATAATAGTCACTCGGGCTTATTATCGTCGGGTTTTTTACTTTCTATTTTTTTGATGGCAAATGGTATTAACGGAATTTTAAGCGGTTTTGAATCGTCTAAACACGTTTTTGATAAGAGAGGTTTTTTTAGACAATATTTGGTTGCTTTGGCTATTTCACTCGTTATGACTGTAATTTTGTTTGTAACTGTGGCTACAATTGTAGTTTTTGAGGTTTTCATTCAAAAAACAATTATTCAGGATGTATTAAGCGATCGTATTCCACTGATTATTTTAGGGCGATATTTATTCGTTATTCTGATGATTTTGATAACATCTTCAATATTATTACGTTATGGTACAAAACAGTACAATAAAGTGCCTTTTATCAGCATTGGTTCTGTTTTTACAACGGTCTTAATTGTTATATCTTCGTTCTTTTTTGGCATTTGGGTTATAAAATTCTCAAAATATAACGAACTTTATGGTTCAATTGGAACATTATTAATTCTAATGTTTTATATTTGGATAAACTGTATGATTCTGCTTTTAGGGTTCGAATTGAATGCTTCTATCAGAAAATTAAAACAAAAAAAAGAAAAATAA
- a CDS encoding GNAT family N-acetyltransferase — protein MEIQQINDTRRGYFEAIEDGKEAGKMTYTWAGDSKFIIDHTEVSPDFNGKGVGKKLVMAAVDYAKANNLKIIPLCPFAKSVFDKVEEIRDVLFS, from the coding sequence ATGGAAATTCAACAAATAAACGATACAAGAAGAGGCTATTTTGAAGCAATTGAAGACGGAAAAGAAGCTGGAAAAATGACTTACACTTGGGCAGGAGATTCTAAATTCATTATCGATCACACCGAAGTAAGCCCAGATTTTAATGGGAAAGGTGTTGGTAAAAAACTAGTTATGGCAGCGGTAGATTATGCAAAGGCAAACAACTTAAAAATTATTCCGCTTTGTCCTTTTGCAAAAAGTGTTTTTGATAAAGTTGAAGAAATTCGTGATGTACTTTTTTCTTGA
- the rplI gene encoding 50S ribosomal protein L9, translated as MEIILKQDVQNLGFKDDVVSVKPGYGRNFLIPQGFATLATPSAKKVLAENLKQRAHKEAKIVADAKALAETLKALEIKLTAKAGGEKLFGSITNIDIAEALEKSGNAIDRKFITSGVVKRIGKYNATVRLHRDVIVELPYEIVAEK; from the coding sequence ATGGAAATTATTTTAAAACAAGACGTACAAAACTTAGGATTTAAAGATGATGTAGTATCTGTAAAACCTGGTTACGGTCGTAACTTTTTAATTCCTCAAGGATTCGCTACATTAGCAACTCCTTCTGCTAAAAAAGTTTTAGCTGAAAACCTAAAACAAAGAGCACACAAAGAAGCTAAAATTGTTGCTGATGCTAAAGCATTAGCTGAAACTTTAAAAGCTCTTGAAATTAAACTTACTGCAAAAGCTGGTGGAGAGAAACTTTTTGGTTCTATCACTAACATCGATATCGCTGAAGCTTTAGAGAAATCTGGTAACGCTATCGACAGAAAATTCATCACTAGCGGTGTTGTAAAACGTATTGGAAAATACAATGCTACAGTTCGTTTACACAGAGATGTAATCGTTGAATTACCATACGAAATTGTTGCTGAAAAGTAA
- the priA gene encoding replication restart helicase PriA, producing the protein MFFIEVILPLSLAKTFTYRVSEAEFHFIKKGMRVAVPFGKSKIYTALVLDIHENAPTLYEAKEIHQILDERPIATEIQIKHWLWVANYYMCGIGDVYRGAFPTGLLLESETIVSHKPDVVVNDSELSDDEFLIYEALQHQSSLKVQEIASILNRKNILPILQKLIARDIIFLEEEIKESYKPKLVRYVKLHSKYETDQGLGSLLDILKNDKQKEIVLAYFQISASEKKPVTVKKLVEVSGSSSSVVKTLVKNEILEEYLLQQDRVLFTGEKSEKELLLSEAQQNAFTAIKQSLTEKEVCLLHGVTSSGKTEIYIKLIEEYLHTGRQVLYLLPEIALTTQLVSRLRLHFGDKVAVFHSKYSNNERVEVWKQTLENSEKAQIVIGARSALFLPFNDLGLLIVDEEHEQTFKQTDPAPRYHARDAAIVLANFHNAKVLLGSATPSIETYFNTQNDKYGLVTLTERYKNVRLPEVVLVDLKDKHFRKRMTGHFSDLLIEEITEALSLGEQVILFQNRRGYSPIIECLTCGHVPHCQQCDVSLTYHKFKNQLRCHYCGYAIAKPTNCHSCSSIDLTTKGFGTEQIEQELASLFPKAKTARMDQDTTRGKFGFEKIIDTFKNREIDILVGTQMLAKGLDFDNVSLVGIMNADNMLHHPDFRAFERSFQMMTQVAGRAGRSEKQGKVVIQTYNPNHNTIQQVTNHNYNGMYKEQLYDRQIYKYPPYFRIIKLTIKHKDFDKLKEGSMWLYQVLSQNLNIPVLGPEEPAISRIRNEYIRTILIKIPQNMHLGNTKKTIQKMLNSFEAVAQYRAIKVVVNVDFY; encoded by the coding sequence ATGTTTTTTATCGAAGTTATTTTACCGCTTTCCTTAGCAAAAACCTTTACATATCGTGTTTCTGAGGCTGAATTCCATTTTATTAAAAAAGGAATGCGGGTAGCGGTGCCATTTGGTAAAAGCAAAATTTATACAGCACTTGTATTAGATATACATGAAAATGCGCCAACCTTATATGAAGCCAAAGAAATTCATCAAATTTTAGATGAAAGGCCAATTGCAACCGAAATCCAGATTAAACACTGGCTTTGGGTAGCTAATTATTACATGTGCGGTATTGGCGATGTATATCGCGGCGCTTTTCCAACGGGATTACTGTTGGAAAGTGAAACTATTGTTTCGCACAAACCAGATGTTGTTGTTAATGATTCTGAACTTTCTGATGATGAATTTTTAATTTATGAAGCGTTACAGCATCAGAGTTCGCTTAAAGTTCAGGAAATAGCTTCTATTTTAAATAGAAAAAATATCCTCCCAATTCTTCAAAAATTAATAGCAAGAGATATAATTTTTCTGGAAGAAGAAATAAAAGAAAGTTATAAGCCTAAACTGGTTCGTTATGTTAAGCTGCACTCAAAATACGAAACAGATCAAGGTTTGGGAAGCCTTCTTGATATTCTGAAAAATGACAAGCAAAAAGAAATTGTTTTAGCTTATTTTCAAATTAGTGCTTCAGAAAAAAAGCCTGTTACTGTTAAAAAATTAGTTGAGGTTTCTGGTTCTAGTTCGTCTGTTGTAAAAACTTTAGTTAAGAATGAAATTCTTGAAGAATATCTTTTGCAGCAAGACCGTGTTTTGTTTACCGGAGAAAAATCAGAAAAAGAATTATTGTTAAGTGAAGCGCAGCAAAATGCTTTTACAGCAATAAAACAAAGTCTTACTGAAAAAGAAGTCTGTTTGCTTCATGGAGTTACTTCGAGCGGGAAAACAGAAATTTACATAAAACTAATCGAAGAATATCTGCATACAGGAAGACAGGTTTTGTATCTGCTTCCTGAAATAGCCCTTACCACTCAGTTAGTTTCTCGTCTGCGTCTTCATTTTGGAGACAAAGTTGCTGTTTTTCATTCAAAATACAGTAATAATGAAAGAGTTGAGGTTTGGAAACAGACACTTGAAAATTCTGAAAAAGCTCAAATAGTCATAGGGGCAAGATCGGCTTTGTTTTTGCCTTTTAATGATCTTGGTCTGCTCATTGTTGATGAAGAGCATGAGCAGACTTTTAAACAAACAGATCCGGCACCAAGATATCACGCCAGAGATGCTGCAATTGTATTAGCAAATTTTCATAATGCTAAAGTTTTGCTTGGATCTGCAACACCAAGTATCGAGACTTATTTTAATACCCAGAATGATAAATATGGTTTAGTAACACTTACTGAACGCTATAAAAATGTTCGACTGCCCGAAGTTGTTTTAGTCGATTTAAAAGACAAACATTTTAGGAAGAGAATGACAGGGCATTTTAGTGATCTTTTAATAGAAGAAATTACTGAGGCTTTGTCTTTGGGTGAACAAGTGATTTTGTTTCAAAACAGAAGAGGATATTCACCTATAATAGAGTGTTTGACCTGCGGGCACGTACCTCATTGCCAGCAATGCGATGTGAGTTTAACGTATCATAAGTTTAAAAATCAGCTGCGTTGTCATTATTGTGGATACGCTATTGCAAAACCAACGAATTGTCATAGCTGTTCAAGTATAGATTTAACCACAAAAGGGTTTGGAACAGAGCAGATAGAGCAGGAGCTGGCATCACTTTTTCCGAAAGCAAAAACGGCACGTATGGATCAGGATACAACACGCGGTAAATTTGGTTTTGAAAAAATTATTGACACCTTTAAAAATCGAGAAATTGATATTCTTGTCGGGACGCAAATGCTGGCAAAAGGGCTTGACTTTGATAATGTAAGTTTAGTGGGAATCATGAATGCTGATAATATGCTGCATCATCCGGATTTTAGGGCTTTTGAACGCAGTTTTCAAATGATGACTCAGGTTGCAGGAAGAGCAGGGAGATCTGAAAAACAGGGAAAAGTTGTTATTCAGACCTATAATCCAAATCATAATACAATTCAGCAGGTTACTAACCATAATTACAATGGTATGTATAAGGAGCAGCTGTATGACAGGCAGATCTATAAATATCCTCCTTACTTCAGAATTATAAAACTTACTATAAAACATAAAGATTTTGATAAGCTGAAAGAAGGCTCAATGTGGCTGTATCAGGTTTTAAGCCAAAATCTAAATATACCTGTTTTGGGACCTGAAGAACCGGCAATCAGCAGAATAAGAAATGAATATATCCGAACAATTTTAATTAAGATTCCGCAGAATATGCATTTGGGTAATACAAAAAAAACTATTCAGAAAATGTTGAATAGTTTTGAAGCTGTTGCTCAGTACAGAGCTATAAAAGTGGTTGTAAATGTCGATTTTTATTAA
- a CDS encoding DUF6495 family protein — MKYARLTKEQFDELHAEFASFLATQAIDKAEWDSLKINKPEVAEQELDVFSDLIWEGVLGRAEFLEHFSKNHIFLFQCFDTHVQSIVLKALVPETDFLTKEGLQWLSDNMFTENIEMKVGKKVFTEERNASIFELIKQGAFLSDGQLFTQINTILES; from the coding sequence ATGAAATACGCTAGATTAACAAAAGAGCAATTTGATGAATTGCACGCCGAATTTGCCAGCTTTTTAGCAACTCAGGCAATTGATAAAGCAGAATGGGATTCTCTTAAAATAAATAAACCGGAAGTTGCAGAACAGGAACTGGATGTTTTTTCTGATTTAATTTGGGAAGGCGTGTTGGGAAGAGCTGAGTTTTTGGAGCACTTTTCTAAAAATCATATTTTTTTATTTCAATGTTTCGATACTCATGTTCAGTCTATAGTATTGAAAGCATTAGTTCCTGAAACTGATTTTTTGACCAAAGAAGGTTTGCAGTGGTTAAGTGATAATATGTTCACTGAAAACATTGAAATGAAAGTAGGAAAAAAAGTGTTTACAGAAGAAAGAAATGCTTCTATTTTTGAATTAATTAAACAAGGTGCTTTTTTAAGCGATGGTCAATTATTTACACAAATTAATACAATTTTAGAATCTTAG
- the rpsF gene encoding 30S ribosomal protein S6 has product MNHYETVFILNPVLSEVQVKETVTKFEEFLTSRGAEMVSKEDWGLKKMAYEIQNKKSGFYHLFEFKVAGEVLIAFETEFRRDERVMRFLTVSLDKHAISWAERRRAKLKSTKA; this is encoded by the coding sequence ATGAATCATTATGAAACTGTTTTCATTTTAAATCCCGTTTTATCTGAGGTTCAGGTGAAGGAAACAGTAACGAAATTTGAAGAATTTCTTACTAGTAGAGGAGCTGAAATGGTATCGAAAGAGGATTGGGGTCTTAAAAAAATGGCTTACGAAATCCAAAACAAAAAAAGTGGTTTTTACCATTTATTCGAATTCAAAGTAGCTGGAGAAGTTCTAATTGCTTTTGAAACTGAATTCAGACGTGACGAAAGAGTTATGCGTTTCTTAACTGTAAGTTTAGACAAACATGCTATTTCATGGGCGGAAAGAAGAAGAGCAAAATTAAAATCTACTAAAGCGTAA
- a CDS encoding pirin family protein: MSNISLIIEERAANIGNFMVGRLLPFREKRAVGPFVFIDHMGPAHLSDHENMDVPPHPHIGLSTLTFLFEGSIMHRDSLGTELEIKPGAVNWMTAGKGIVHSERTPDYLRHSDKMLHGLQIWVALPKELEQMDPNFTHVEADDIPAWEEDGVSYKLIAGEAFGKKSPVPVYSPLYFIEIKSREAKKINIGHHLFGESGLYILEGSIKNGEHTYDPRQILITTEASLCEFEIAENSTVYIFGGQPFPEEHFIFWNFVSSDKNLIEKAKKDWTEQTFPKVPGETEFVPLPEPRIK; the protein is encoded by the coding sequence ATGTCAAATATCAGTTTAATTATCGAAGAACGTGCTGCCAATATTGGCAACTTTATGGTAGGCCGTTTACTGCCTTTCCGTGAAAAAAGAGCTGTTGGGCCATTTGTATTTATCGACCATATGGGACCCGCACATTTAAGTGACCATGAAAATATGGATGTTCCGCCTCATCCGCATATCGGACTTTCTACGCTTACTTTTTTGTTTGAAGGAAGCATTATGCATCGCGATAGTTTAGGAACAGAATTGGAAATAAAACCCGGCGCTGTAAACTGGATGACAGCCGGAAAAGGAATTGTACATTCTGAAAGAACTCCTGACTATTTAAGACATTCAGATAAAATGCTGCACGGATTACAGATTTGGGTTGCGCTTCCAAAAGAATTGGAACAAATGGATCCGAATTTCACTCATGTTGAAGCAGATGATATCCCAGCTTGGGAAGAAGACGGCGTTTCATACAAATTGATTGCAGGAGAAGCTTTTGGTAAAAAATCTCCAGTTCCGGTTTATAGTCCGCTTTATTTTATTGAAATTAAGAGTAGAGAAGCTAAGAAAATTAATATTGGACACCATTTATTTGGCGAAAGCGGTTTGTATATCTTAGAAGGAAGCATCAAAAACGGTGAACATACTTACGATCCGAGACAAATTTTAATTACAACTGAAGCTTCTCTTTGCGAATTTGAAATCGCTGAAAACTCGACAGTATATATTTTCGGCGGACAGCCATTCCCAGAAGAACATTTTATCTTTTGGAATTTCGTTTCATCTGATAAAAACCTCATCGAAAAAGCTAAAAAAGACTGGACAGAACAAACTTTCCCAAAAGTTCCGGGAGAAACTGAATTTGTTCCATTACCTGAACCAAGAATTAAATAA